One stretch of Manis pentadactyla isolate mManPen7 chromosome 10, mManPen7.hap1, whole genome shotgun sequence DNA includes these proteins:
- the GAL3ST4 gene encoding galactose-3-O-sulfotransferase 4, whose product MGPLSPTRTMCLRGPWSLGVALGIFMTIGFALQFWGGPFQRRVPGLQLQQPWAQSLEPAVPSCQPLQRLVFLKTHKSGSSSVLSLLHRYGDRHGLRFALPVRYQFGYPRLFQASRVKGYRPQDGDTQLPFHILCHHMRFNLKEVLQVMPSDSFFFSVVRDPAALARSAFSYYKSTSSAFRKAPSLAAFLANPRAFYRPGARGDHYARNLLWFDFGLPLPPEMMTKRGNPHLPREPTPRQLHVLPSGADPRAHTLEPSALFHPAATVADGHSQMSSPASLNVGSPSFIQWNLAWLDSVFDLVLVAEYFDESLVLLADALCWSLDDVVGFMHNAQAGGVHGRSTVSDGGLTAEDRQLTARARAWNNLDWALYVHFNHSLWARIKQYGQSRLESAVAQLRARREALAKHCLVGGEALEPKYITDRQFRPFQFGSGKVLGYVLRSGLSLQDREECERLATPELQYKDKLDAKQFPPAVSLPLKT is encoded by the exons ATGGGCCCCCTGTCTCCAACCAGGACCATGTGCCTCCGGGGGCCTTGGAGCCTGGGGGTGGCTCTGGGCATCTTCATGACCATCGGATTTGCCCTCCAGTTCTGGGGGGGCCCCTTCCAGAGGAG GGTACCTGGGCTGCAGCTTCAACAGCCCTGGGCCCAGTCCCTGGAACCAGCTGTTCCATCCTGCCAACCCCTTCAGCGACTCGTTTTCCTGAAGACGCATAAATCTGGGAGCAGCTCTGTGCTAAGCCTGCTTCATCGCTATGGGGACCGGCACGGGCTGCGCTTCGCCCTCCCTGTCCGCTACCAGTTTGGCTACCCAAGGCTTTTCCAGGCCTCTCGGGTCAAAGGCTACCGCCCTCAGGATGGAGACACCCAGCTCCCCTTCCACATCCTCTGTCATCACATGAGGTTCAACCTGAAAGAG GTACTTCAGGTCATGCCTTCTGACAGCTTCTTCTTTTCCGTTGTCCGAGACCCAGCGGCTCTTGCTCGCTCTGCCTTCTCCTACTATAAATCCACCTCATCGGCTTTCCGCAAGGCCCCGTCCTTGGCTGCCTTCCTGGCCAATCCTCGAGCCTTCTACCGGCCTGGGGCCCGTGGGGACCACTACGCACGCAACTTGTTATGGTTTGACTTTGGCCTCCCCTTACCGCCAGAGATGATGACCAAGAGAGGGAATCCTCATCTCCCCCGAGAACCCACCCCCCGACAGCTGCATGTCTTGCCTTCTGGCGCTGACCCTCGAGCCCACACCCTGGAACCCAGTGCTCTCTTCCATCCTGCTGCCACTGTTGCTGATGGTCACAGCCAGATGTCTAGCCCTGCCTCTTTAAATGTGGGGTCTCCATCCTTCATCCAGTGGAACCTGGCTTGGCTGGACTCTGTTTTTGACCTGGTTTTAGTGGCTGAGTACTTTGACGAGTCATTGGTTCTGCTGGCAGACGCCCTGTGTTGGAGTCTGGATGATGTTGTGGGCTTCATGCACAACGCCCAGGCTGGAGGTGTGCATGGCAGAAGCACTGTCAGTGACGGCGGGCTGACTGCTGAGGACAGGCAGCTCACTGCACGGGCCCGAGCCTGGAACAACCTGGACTGGGCTCTCTATGTTCATTTCAACCACAGTCTGTGGGCACGAATAAAGCAATATGGCCAGAGTCGGCTGGAGAGTGCTGTGGCACAGCTCCGGGCTCGCCGAGAAGCCCTGGCTAAACACTGCCTTGTAGGAGGTGAGGCTTTAGAACCCAAATACATCACTGACCGACAGTTCCGCCCTTTCCAGTTTGGGTCAGGTAAGGTTTTGGGTTATGTACTTCGGAGTGGACTGAGCCTCCAAGACAGGGAGGAGTGTGAGCGCCTGGCTACTCCTGAGCTACAGTACAAGGACAAGTTAGATGCCAAGCAGTTTCCCCCAGCTGTCTCTCTGCCCCTCAAGACTTAA
- the TRAPPC14 gene encoding trafficking protein particle complex subunit 14 isoform X3 — MPDGSVLLVDNVCHQSGEVSMGSFCRLPGTSGCFPCPLSALEEHNFLFQLRAGEQPPPGAKEGLEVPLIAVVQWSTPKLPFTQSIYTHYRLPSIRLDRPCFVMTASCESPVRTYERFTVTYTLLNNLQDFLAVRLVWTPEHAQAGKQLCEEERRAMQAALDSIVCHTPLNNLGFSRKGSALTFSVAFQALRTGLFELSQHMKLKLQFTASVSHPPPEARPLSRKSSPSSPAVRDLVERHQASLGRSQSFSHQQPSRSHLMRSGSVMERRAITPPVASPVGRPLYLPPDKAVLSLDKIAKRECKVLVVEPVK, encoded by the exons ATGCCTGATGGCTCTGTGCTTCTGGTGGACAATGTCTG TCACCAGTCTGGGGAGGTCTCCATGGGCTCCTTCTGCCGGCTCCCTGGCACATCTGGCTGCTTCCCCTGCCCGCTTAGTGCCCTGGAGGAACACAACTTCCTGTTTCAGCTGAGAGCGGGTGAGCAGCCCCCTCCCGGGGCCAAGGAG GGCCTAGAAGTTCCCCTGATTGCTGTGGTTCAGTGGTCTACCCCAAAGCTGCCCTTCACCCAGAGCATCTACACCCACTACCG ACTGCCTAGCATCCGCCTAGACCGCCCGTGCTTTGTGATGACTGCTTCTTGTGAGTCCCCTGTTCGGACCTATGAGCGTTTCACTGTCACCTACACGCTGCTCAACAATCTCCAAGACTTTCTTGCTGTGAGGCTTGTGTGGACCCCAGAGCACGCACAGGCTG GAAAGCAGCTGTGTGAGGAGGAGCGCCGGGCCATGCAGGCGGCCCTGGACTCCATTGTCTGCCACACGCCCCTCAACAACCTTGGCTTTTCCCGGAAGGGCAGTGCGCTCACCTTCAGTGTGGCCTTCCAAGCTCTAAGGACAGGGCTCTTCGAG CTGAGCCAGCACATGAAACTGAAGCTGCAGTTCACTGCCAGCGTGTCCCATCCTCCACCCGAGGCCCGACCCCTCTCTCGCAAGAGCAGCCCCAGCAGCCCTGCCGTCCGGGACTTGGTGGAGAGGCACCAGGCTAGCCTGGGCCGCTCTCAGTCCTTCTCCCACCAACAGCCCTCCCGCAGCCACCTCATGAG GTCAGGCAGTGTGATGGAGCGCAGGGCCATCACACCCCCTGTGGCCTCTCCTGTGGGCCGCCCCCTCTATCTGCCCCCGGACAAGGCTGTGCTCTCTCTGGACAAGATTGCCAAGCGCGAGTGCAAGGTCCTGGTGGTGGAGCCTGTCAAGTAG
- the TRAPPC14 gene encoding trafficking protein particle complex subunit 14 isoform X2 → MESQCDYSMYFPAVPLPPRAELAGDPGRYRALPRRNHLYLGETVRFLLVLRCRGGAGSGAGGGAGLGSRGAWAELATALAALASVSAGDAASGGGGTGDQDSEPPGGGDPGGGGLFRSCSPLLTHGPGPATSGGATTLPVEEPIVSTDEVIFPLTVSLDRLPPGTPKAKIVVTVWKREVEAPEVRDQGYLRLLQTRSPGETFRGEQSAFKAQVSTLLTLLPPPVLKCRQFTVAGKHLTVLKVLNGSSQEEISIWDIHILPNFNASYLPVMPDGSVLLVDNVCALEEHNFLFQLRAGEQPPPGAKEGLEVPLIAVVQWSTPKLPFTQSIYTHYRLPSIRLDRPCFVMTASCESPVRTYERFTVTYTLLNNLQDFLAVRLVWTPEHAQAGKQLCEEERRAMQAALDSIVCHTPLNNLGFSRKGSALTFSVAFQALRTGLFELSQHMKLKLQFTASVSHPPPEARPLSRKSSPSSPAVRDLVERHQASLGRSQSFSHQQPSRSHLMRSGSVMERRAITPPVASPVGRPLYLPPDKAVLSLDKIAKRECKVLVVEPVK, encoded by the exons ATGGAGTCCCAGTGCGACTACTCCATGTACTTCCCGGCCGTACCGCTGCCGCCGCGCGCGGAGCTGGCGGGGGACCCGGGCCGGTACCGGGCACTGCCCCGGCGCAACCATCTCTACCTGGGGGAAACTGTCCGCTTCCTGCTGGTGCTGCGCTGCCGGGGTGGCGCGGGGTCCGGCGCGGGGGGCGGTGCGGGCTTGGGCTCCCGAGGGGCCTGGGCAGAGCTGGCAACCGCCCTTGCCGCCCTGGCCTCGGTCAGCGCCGGGGACGCGGCGTCCGGGGGAGGTGGCACCGGAGACCAGGATTCCGAACCCCCCGGGGGTGGAGATCCTGGCGGTGGGGGGTTGTTTCGCAGCTGCAGCCCACTCCTCACCCATGGCCCGGGTCCTGCTACCTCAGGGGGAGCGACCACG CTGCCTGTGGAGGAACCAATTGTGTCCACAGATGAGGTCATCTTCCCACTCACCGTGTCACTGGACAGATTGCCCCCAGGGACACCTAAGGCCAAG ATTGTAGTAACCGTGTGGAAGAGGGAGGTTGAGGCACCAGAGGTCAGAGATCAAGGCTACTTGCGCTTACTGCAGACCCGATCTCCTGGGGAGACCTTCCGGGGCGAGCAGAGTGCTTTCAAGGCCCAAG TGAGCACCCTGCTGACACTACTGCCCCCTCCTGTTCTGAAATGCCGCCAGTTCACTGTGGCTGGAAAACACTTGACCGTGCTCAAGG TGCTGAACGGCTCGTCCCAGGAGGAAATTTCCATCTGGGACATCCACATTCTCCCAAACTTCAATGCCAGTTATCTACCTGTCATGCCTGATGGCTCTGTGCTTCTGGTGGACAATGTCTG TGCCCTGGAGGAACACAACTTCCTGTTTCAGCTGAGAGCGGGTGAGCAGCCCCCTCCCGGGGCCAAGGAG GGCCTAGAAGTTCCCCTGATTGCTGTGGTTCAGTGGTCTACCCCAAAGCTGCCCTTCACCCAGAGCATCTACACCCACTACCG ACTGCCTAGCATCCGCCTAGACCGCCCGTGCTTTGTGATGACTGCTTCTTGTGAGTCCCCTGTTCGGACCTATGAGCGTTTCACTGTCACCTACACGCTGCTCAACAATCTCCAAGACTTTCTTGCTGTGAGGCTTGTGTGGACCCCAGAGCACGCACAGGCTG GAAAGCAGCTGTGTGAGGAGGAGCGCCGGGCCATGCAGGCGGCCCTGGACTCCATTGTCTGCCACACGCCCCTCAACAACCTTGGCTTTTCCCGGAAGGGCAGTGCGCTCACCTTCAGTGTGGCCTTCCAAGCTCTAAGGACAGGGCTCTTCGAG CTGAGCCAGCACATGAAACTGAAGCTGCAGTTCACTGCCAGCGTGTCCCATCCTCCACCCGAGGCCCGACCCCTCTCTCGCAAGAGCAGCCCCAGCAGCCCTGCCGTCCGGGACTTGGTGGAGAGGCACCAGGCTAGCCTGGGCCGCTCTCAGTCCTTCTCCCACCAACAGCCCTCCCGCAGCCACCTCATGAG GTCAGGCAGTGTGATGGAGCGCAGGGCCATCACACCCCCTGTGGCCTCTCCTGTGGGCCGCCCCCTCTATCTGCCCCCGGACAAGGCTGTGCTCTCTCTGGACAAGATTGCCAAGCGCGAGTGCAAGGTCCTGGTGGTGGAGCCTGTCAAGTAG
- the TRAPPC14 gene encoding trafficking protein particle complex subunit 14 isoform X1, with the protein MESQCDYSMYFPAVPLPPRAELAGDPGRYRALPRRNHLYLGETVRFLLVLRCRGGAGSGAGGGAGLGSRGAWAELATALAALASVSAGDAASGGGGTGDQDSEPPGGGDPGGGGLFRSCSPLLTHGPGPATSGGATTLPVEEPIVSTDEVIFPLTVSLDRLPPGTPKAKIVVTVWKREVEAPEVRDQGYLRLLQTRSPGETFRGEQSAFKAQVSTLLTLLPPPVLKCRQFTVAGKHLTVLKVLNGSSQEEISIWDIHILPNFNASYLPVMPDGSVLLVDNVCHQSGEVSMGSFCRLPGTSGCFPCPLSALEEHNFLFQLRAGEQPPPGAKEGLEVPLIAVVQWSTPKLPFTQSIYTHYRLPSIRLDRPCFVMTASCESPVRTYERFTVTYTLLNNLQDFLAVRLVWTPEHAQAGKQLCEEERRAMQAALDSIVCHTPLNNLGFSRKGSALTFSVAFQALRTGLFELSQHMKLKLQFTASVSHPPPEARPLSRKSSPSSPAVRDLVERHQASLGRSQSFSHQQPSRSHLMRSGSVMERRAITPPVASPVGRPLYLPPDKAVLSLDKIAKRECKVLVVEPVK; encoded by the exons ATGGAGTCCCAGTGCGACTACTCCATGTACTTCCCGGCCGTACCGCTGCCGCCGCGCGCGGAGCTGGCGGGGGACCCGGGCCGGTACCGGGCACTGCCCCGGCGCAACCATCTCTACCTGGGGGAAACTGTCCGCTTCCTGCTGGTGCTGCGCTGCCGGGGTGGCGCGGGGTCCGGCGCGGGGGGCGGTGCGGGCTTGGGCTCCCGAGGGGCCTGGGCAGAGCTGGCAACCGCCCTTGCCGCCCTGGCCTCGGTCAGCGCCGGGGACGCGGCGTCCGGGGGAGGTGGCACCGGAGACCAGGATTCCGAACCCCCCGGGGGTGGAGATCCTGGCGGTGGGGGGTTGTTTCGCAGCTGCAGCCCACTCCTCACCCATGGCCCGGGTCCTGCTACCTCAGGGGGAGCGACCACG CTGCCTGTGGAGGAACCAATTGTGTCCACAGATGAGGTCATCTTCCCACTCACCGTGTCACTGGACAGATTGCCCCCAGGGACACCTAAGGCCAAG ATTGTAGTAACCGTGTGGAAGAGGGAGGTTGAGGCACCAGAGGTCAGAGATCAAGGCTACTTGCGCTTACTGCAGACCCGATCTCCTGGGGAGACCTTCCGGGGCGAGCAGAGTGCTTTCAAGGCCCAAG TGAGCACCCTGCTGACACTACTGCCCCCTCCTGTTCTGAAATGCCGCCAGTTCACTGTGGCTGGAAAACACTTGACCGTGCTCAAGG TGCTGAACGGCTCGTCCCAGGAGGAAATTTCCATCTGGGACATCCACATTCTCCCAAACTTCAATGCCAGTTATCTACCTGTCATGCCTGATGGCTCTGTGCTTCTGGTGGACAATGTCTG TCACCAGTCTGGGGAGGTCTCCATGGGCTCCTTCTGCCGGCTCCCTGGCACATCTGGCTGCTTCCCCTGCCCGCTTAGTGCCCTGGAGGAACACAACTTCCTGTTTCAGCTGAGAGCGGGTGAGCAGCCCCCTCCCGGGGCCAAGGAG GGCCTAGAAGTTCCCCTGATTGCTGTGGTTCAGTGGTCTACCCCAAAGCTGCCCTTCACCCAGAGCATCTACACCCACTACCG ACTGCCTAGCATCCGCCTAGACCGCCCGTGCTTTGTGATGACTGCTTCTTGTGAGTCCCCTGTTCGGACCTATGAGCGTTTCACTGTCACCTACACGCTGCTCAACAATCTCCAAGACTTTCTTGCTGTGAGGCTTGTGTGGACCCCAGAGCACGCACAGGCTG GAAAGCAGCTGTGTGAGGAGGAGCGCCGGGCCATGCAGGCGGCCCTGGACTCCATTGTCTGCCACACGCCCCTCAACAACCTTGGCTTTTCCCGGAAGGGCAGTGCGCTCACCTTCAGTGTGGCCTTCCAAGCTCTAAGGACAGGGCTCTTCGAG CTGAGCCAGCACATGAAACTGAAGCTGCAGTTCACTGCCAGCGTGTCCCATCCTCCACCCGAGGCCCGACCCCTCTCTCGCAAGAGCAGCCCCAGCAGCCCTGCCGTCCGGGACTTGGTGGAGAGGCACCAGGCTAGCCTGGGCCGCTCTCAGTCCTTCTCCCACCAACAGCCCTCCCGCAGCCACCTCATGAG GTCAGGCAGTGTGATGGAGCGCAGGGCCATCACACCCCCTGTGGCCTCTCCTGTGGGCCGCCCCCTCTATCTGCCCCCGGACAAGGCTGTGCTCTCTCTGGACAAGATTGCCAAGCGCGAGTGCAAGGTCCTGGTGGTGGAGCCTGTCAAGTAG
- the LAMTOR4 gene encoding ragulator complex protein LAMTOR4, whose protein sequence is MTSALTQGLERIPDQLGYLVLSEGAVLASSGDLENDEQAASAISELVSTACGFRLHHSSNIPFKRLSVVFGEHTLLVTVSGQRVFVVKRQNRGREPIDV, encoded by the exons ATG ACTTCTGCACTGACCCAGGGGTTGGAGCGAATCCCAGATCAGCTCGGCTACCTGGTGCTGAGTGAAGGCGCAGTGCTGGCG TCATCTGGGGATCTGGAGAATGACGAGCAGGCAGCCAGTGCCATCTCTGAGCTGGTCAGCACAGCCTGTGGGTTCCGACTGCACCACAGCTCAAATATACCCTTCAAACGCCTTTCTG TGGTCTTTGGAGAACACACGCTGCTGGTGACTGTGTCAGGACAGAGAGTGTTTGTGGTGAAGAGGCAGAACCGAGGCCGGGAGCCCATTGACGTCTGA